CTGGTACATTCCAGCATCGTTCTTGGTCGAAGACCGATCCGTCACCACATCGATAGCCTAGGACACGTAGAAGGGTCCCAGAAGGCTGCAGCCGAAGTCCCCCAAGCCAATTCGAGGAGAGCGGGGCCAGACGTACCCGAAGCATTCGAAAGCGATAGGAGAACACCGACTGCAGTTACCAAGTCGCAAGGAAGGAGTGGACAGGTGGTGTAGCTGGCAGAAGATGGGGCTCCGAAGTGAAAAGGTCAGATTAGGCAATAAGAAAGTGGGAGGAAAGGGAAGAAAAATAATAGATAGAAGATAGTAGCCTAATAAACCTGTGAAGGAAAGAAAGTTAGAGTTTGGCAGTGAAGTGCTTGTGGGTTTTCCTAAATTTCTAGTGCGAAGATTCTCTGTCCGCAGTAAATTAAGGTGAGCGTGCCGATCCTTAGGCAGTTCAGTCGGCGAGTCTCTAAGACGCTCCCGATTGGCTGACCGATACTTACAAAAGTGAGCATAAAGTGTCACTTTAGTGAACACACCTTGTTGGTAATGCGAATCATTTCCAAATCTTTGAACGATCCGATCTGTTCTAGGTGAACGTACGTGTACATACAGAAGCACAAAAGATGAACGTGGTACAGTGATCCAGACTCTGGAACACGAATGCTTCGATAGCCTATGCCAGAGTGCCAACTTGAGCTGGTGGGAGACGCCTAAGGGTGATAATGGCTCCTGGCTCCTGGAGGGCAGAAGCCGACTGAGTCGCTTCGATCGATAATCGATTTACTCTTCCTGTATTACGACACTTGCCCATGAACTCCAGTGCCGTATGCTGCAGATGAAGTAAAGGAAGGGCTGATGGTGACAAATGAAGGGCTTGGCAGAAGGTGCGAAATCGTTTGCGTCCAATAAGGCACCGATATCCGATGGTATCACTTGAAAACGGTAATCATTGCAGGTTCGAACATGTTGAGATCCGTGATGCAACGCTGCTCAATGGGCATAATATTATATTTTCGATTGATAACCATGGAACTGATTTCAAGGAATCCGGATCTAGCCACAATAATTTCGAATGAGATGATAGAGTCGATATTTGCTGACTCTAATTAAAACTAACGAAATTTACATAAACTACTGACATGTCTAAAATTACTTTGAACTGACTCCATTGGACTTGCCTTTAAACCAAACCGACAATGTGTCAGGGACACAAAGGATAGTTAAAATATCATTTTGAAAACATCCAATGAATGAACATTATCTATTAAAAAAACACTTACCTGGAATGCGGAGCCAATGTTCGAAGTGAAAAGCGACGACGAAAGTCCGTGGTCTACTTCATTGTTCCATTCGATGGCTTCGTTCAAATTCTTTGCCTTCAGGATGTACACAATAGGGGCGAATGTTTCTTTGTGCACCACCGGTGAATCATGCGCAAGATTGGTAACTATGGTCGGCTCAACGAAAAATCCGGGACGGTCGATGACTTTTCCTCCACATTCTACTTTGCCTCCTAGTTTAACGGCTTCTGCTAGAGTATTCTTGTAGTTGTCCACCGCTTGTTGGTTGTGCAATGGTCCATACAGAGTCGACTCCTCTAAAGGATGGCCAACTCGCTTAAGCAAATTGTTGTAGCGTTTGACTAGCTTGGTTACAAACTCATCGTATAGCTTTTCATGAATGATGAGACGTCGAGTACTAGTGCACCGTTGGCCTGCCGTTCCAATGCAACCGAAGAACGCTGCATCAAGGGCCATATCGGTTGGAGCATCGTCATTGATGATGAGAGCGTTGTTGCCGCCAAGCTCGAGtaagaattttccaaatcttCGTTGAACTTCTACACCTACCTCTCGACCGACCGCTGTGCTGCCGGTGAATGAAAGAAGCTTCACACGCTCATCGGCTACCATCTTCTTGCCAACGTCGGTACCTCCTTGGCAGAGTGTAACAACCGGTGGCAAGTTGTTTCGTTTCAATACATCGGTAACAATTTTGGTAGTGGCGATGGACACTAGCGGAGTGCTGGGCGCTCCTTTCCATAGAACCGAGTTGCCAACTGCTAAGGCAATGGCTGCATTCCATCCGAATACAGCACATGGGAAATTGAATGCAGAAATCACTCCAATTAAACCTAGAGGATtccatttttcaataatagtgtGCTTGGCTCTTTCCGACGGCAGAATTTGTCCTGCAAACATTCTGGAAAGTCCTACGGCATAGTCACAGATATCTACAAATTCTTGAACCTCGCCAACACCTTCAGCCATAATTTTTCCCATCTCCAGTGATACGAGCTTACCGAGTGGTTCTCGATACTTCCGTAGTTCATCACCGATTTGGCGAACTATTTCACCTCGGTATGGTGCCGGCAGATTTTTCCATTGATGATACGCAGTGGTACCAACCTCTAGACATTTTTCAAGCTCAGCTACAGTGCCGGTCTTTACCTCTGCGATTACATCACCACTGGCTGGGTCAATGGATTTTACAACCTCACCGGTTCCAGTCCATTCGCCATTAAATACACCGCTATTTACTTTGCCCAGACCTAGGTCCTTCAGAAAAGAATATTTGCTGTTTTCCACCAAGTAAGTCGATGCCATTCTCAACGTGTTCAATCGGAGCCCTTTCACGATCTGGTCTCCGCGGATCGTACCGGTACGCAACACTGTGGAAATCATACTGCAAGGAAAGAAATCAAAAGAAACGCGATTGGTACTAGCACAGATTCTTTGAGGTACTGATgaaggaggatttttttttctgctgaagTGACGTGCTGCACGCCTTATTTGAAAAGTGAGAGGCGAAACTTGTTATCTCCGTTATCACCGCAGCGCATTCAAATGCTCATGTGCCTAGCCTACCTCCAGCGATTGTGGCTTATCAGAGCAAGTTGTTATTATTGTCCAATGGTGTTATTTGTTGCCAGCTTCGCAAAATAGTTAGATAAGATAGATCCCCCTGGCTTGAATGGCCGTTTGGAGATTATTTGTGTTTCCAAGCATCACTTGAATCAAGTGCCTGGTTGAAGGTACTGAATGTATGTAGGTGGTTGATAAATGAGTCGGAATGTTACTTATAGTCAGGATTTATGTAATAGATTGTCACATTTGTCGTGAAAGCTGATTTTGCGATTTATATCTTTATCGCTACTTCTTTATTTTATGCATAGCATATCCTACCTGGTCTAGATTAGTTATTAAAACACTTCCATGTTTATCAATTAAGAGTTTATATTGCTAAAGTTATCATTTCCAGTTCAATCGTTGCCGTCGTCGAGAACGGACGCAAGTAATTGTGTTCCCCCTTGATCGGTTTCTCGTTATTGTCAGAAGAGTTTCTAAGCGCGCTTTGTTTCACGGTCGTTAACTGTTGCTACATCTCTCGTGGTTGATTTTTGTGCTGCAGAAACAGCATGACTGAAACAGTAATCAATACCGTACAGTTTCGCTTTCCGGCGGGTAGTCCACAACCATCATGGGTGGAAGTGGCAACCTTCCTAAAGCAGTTGGACACGGACTTGATGTCGATGGAAACCACGTATAAAACAGCACAAGACCGTTCGCTGTTCATCAAATTTACGTCCAAAGAGGCTATGACGGAATCACAGCGCAAAAATGTGAATCCACGGCAATTCGTTTATGCGAACGGAAAATCAGTAGCAGTGAGGATGTCGACCGCGGGTGCAAATATGCAATACGTCCGTGTGTTCGATCTGCCACCTGAACTGCCGGACGATAATTTGTCGCTGGTGCTCGGACAGTTTGGTACGATTGAGCATGTGGTACGAGAAAAGTTTCCGCCGAACCTGGGCCTCGATCACATGTACACAGGAGTGCGTGGAGTGTACATGGACGTGAAAACGAATATCCCACCATCAATTGTTGTTGGTAATAGGAAAGGGAGGATTTTCTACGATGGTCTGAAGGACACTTGCTTTCTATGTCGAGGATTGGGACACCGCAAGGACTCTTGCCCACAGCGgcaaaatcgaaacaaaaaggATAAAAGGAAACTTGGAAACTCTGGATCCTGTTCATATGCTGACGTCGTGTCTGGGGAAGCAAGAACATCAGAAACGTTAGAAATCTCGGAAGCATTGGAGGAGGACATAATCGAAGTACTTGAAGAAGAGGATGAAGAAGAAGAGTACATCGACCAGCCCACGGAAGCATTAGAGGAGGAATCGGTTGCGCAATCCGCATGTGACACAGAAGCTGATTCGGAAAAGGAGCGACGGCGGAAAGAAAGCATGGAAAAATTGGGAGAGGTGGCCAAAGCAATCCACGAGGCGATGTTGAACTCAAAAGCAGCCCAACGGCGGGCCGAGTTTGCGGCTTCACGTTCTGGGACAGGTTCCAGTACAGGTGCCGGGCCAAAAACAAAGGTTGCTCGCAAGACCCGTTATTGataaatttgtatgatttttttttagaataatgAATTGTTCGACAAGACAATCGGCTCCGTAGAGTTTTTAAAAAACAATTGAGCCTTCCAAATAAacgattagaaaaaaaaaaaaaaagttatcattttttaattgttcGATTGTGTGGCAGGCCTGATACTGATACTTGATACTTAATACTCAACAATGTCAAGAGTTTCCAGAACAAAAGATCTTATCTCCAGGAGCGAATGGGATTTATCGTGCTCTCCTGTGattttttacacaaagttgtatacacGATATCGAGTAATTATTTGCTCATAAGCAATtttgcttgggtgttttcttggaaatTGAAGGTGCTTTTGCTAACGAGTCTTTCAATGCCATATTAGAAGTTGCGTGTaatcatgggctacctacaatgattaccggATGCTTAAACtgtcattttttaaatatatgaaaaaccgaatttagtactataccatttaattccactagagtatgtgtcctttaacagatacgcgtatttcgacctcaactgtaaggccgtcttcagtgtcgtgacTCGACTAcgatacgcgtatctgtcaaacgatacaaactctagtggaattaaatggtatagttctAACTTCagttatttatttataggtattccacttaaCAGAGTGCTTCGGGAAGACCAAGCAAGccggtttgtttttttttgtggcggTTTTTTCTTCTCGGTTCGTTTCGCGCGTTTCGCTAGTCAGTGCTTCGGGAAGCCCAACCTGAgagtggctgctcagtcaaggatggaggattcattggtgagctcgttccatgcttttatttcaaatgaatGACTTCCCACGTTCATCgctggttcgtcactgtgagtgtcggcataaagtcttattcattaattatttatgttttacataacATTATAAAAACATCCTTTTCCTCttactttttatttttgtgttaaaaaaaataactttgaattgttcgacactaTACGCGTCGACTTACtgaaggttcactttattcaacaaactgtgAATGGtacgtcactgtgagtgtcggcataGAGTGCTTTTATCCTGACAGCGGTAGGAATGTTGGGTTTATGTTCtacaaactttgaatagttcgtcacttcaagtgtcggtATTAGCTTTCTTCCACTTGGAAATTTTCCATGTTATCCaacaaatattatatttataatcATGTAAAAACGTAACAAATATTATTCAGACTTcctataaaataaataaataaattattcttCCAAGTGTTATTCTAAGGATTCCTTGTGGTATTTCATAAGAATTTCATAAGCGtttaaaaagaattcaattgggaaaatgtgattcatgatttctcagagaagttctccgcagatctatctgtattttttcacagatatttttttatttgcctAACTAAGAAATGCTTGAAGTTTCTAGTGGAATACGTTCAAATATTTTTCCGCGAAAATACTCATAGATTTTCCGAGTAATTTGTTCACtgatttcttagagaattatattattgttttcgAAAGATTCTTCTGGAAAATTTACCGGAGGAtattttgaagacatttttcatcagatttactaaaattttgcagtttattcttgaacttctaaaaaaaaactccaggaGTTCCAacaagtattctttcaggttctagaaataatttctctaCAACAACAAAGCAGAATGGATAGATATTCCAGAAGAAAGTGCGGATGAAAGCGACAAAGAGTTACGGGAAGCCTTTGTGTTCAGCCATCtggttagacaaccattggtgGATGTGGACAGAATCTCATGGTTCGAAAGAATGCTGCGTGCATTGGCATACGACCATCATTTTGTGGAGACACTGCGTGCTGGAAAGAATAACGGAACGGACTTTGTGGTTGATTGCACAATCTGAGGCTTTTCCAGACGAGGTAGCAATACTAAAGCAAAATTCGGCACGAAACAGTGATCAACAGAAACAAATACCTAGGAGTTTCCAGCAGTATCGTGAAGCAGTCGCCATTCGTCGATGAGTGCGAAGTTTTGCGGGTAGGTAGCAGAGCAGCAGAAGCACAGGTGCTCACCTATGATGCCAAGTTTCTCATTATACTACCTAGAAACTACCGGATTACGTTGCTAATGCTGGATTTCTATCATCGTAAGTACGGTCATGCTAATGATGAGACCGTCGTCAACGAGGTGCGTCTGAAATTCTACGTGCCACGGCTACGAGTTGAAGTTCGACAAACTAGAAAGCGCTGCATGTGGTGCCGCGTCTACAAGACAATACCGATTCCACCAAAAATGGGGTTGCTTCCAACGGCACGACTACAGCCAGACGTACGCCGCTTCACGTTTGTGGGCATAGACCATTTTGGATCATATTCGGTAAAGATAGGACGTAGTGTAACGAAGCGCTGGGTTTGCATTTTCACTTGCCTCACAATCAGAGCTATACATCTAGAGGTGGTTGCTAGTCTGACCACCGATGCGTGTAAACAAACGATCAGAAGATTTGTAGCTAGACGGGGCTCCCCACAGGAGATCTACTCCGGCAACGGAACAAATTTTGTTGGGGCTAGTCGGGAACTTCAGGATGAGAACAACCGAATTGGCTGTTGCTGTGCAACCGAACCGGGTGGCTGTTGGGAAAGAATGGTTCGTGCCGTGAAAACAGCTCTAAGATCCATACACTATACCGGAAGTGAGGAAGTTGGACGAAGAATCGTTTGTTACGGTGCTGGCAGAGGCAGAAAGCATGGTGAACTCTAGACCATTAACGTTCATTCCATTAGAAACGGCAGAACACGAATCATTGACCCCGAATCACTTTCTGCTTTTGAATTCAACCGGAGTAAGAGAACCCGAAAAGTTTCCGACGGACGCAGGAGCAGCGTTGCGGAACAGCTAAAGCATGGTCAAGCACACTCATGACAACTTTTGGCGTCGATGGATGGTGGAATATTTGTCAACGATAATACGTCGGACGAAGTGGTTCCGGGATGTAAAACCAATTCAGGTAGGGGACCTTGTGTTCGTGGTCGATGAGAATGTGAGGAATCGTTGGTTGCGTGGACGAGTGATCAAGACGATTTTGAAGCGACCAGTTACGAAGTTGGCAGTGCTGGACGTAGAAGGATCTAGTGACGCCACACCGAAAGTCGAGGCGACACGGGGGGAGGATGTTCGCCGCATCAGCCCACTGTCGTGACCCAACCCAACAGGCAGTCAATCAGACTGTCATAGGTAGGATAAGATGAGTAGTGTATTGATAAGCAGATTGTTGTGAATCGAAGATTAAATTTGATCTTAAAAGATAGAAAGTGTGAAGTTGCTGTTGATGATGAAAGCAACACAGTGATCATAGTAGCCAAGATCCTTACACTGTTAGTTGACGTTGTGAAATTTGTTAGACAATTAGTTCATTCCCGAAATACACTCTAATCAGTATAGACGTGTTTTACTGCCCTCACTATTCATCAACCAATAGGTTATTGGCCCTTTACGCTAACCTCGTTAGGAGAAGTCCACTGGTATCTAGGAATGGAAGTTAAACGAAATGAAAAGGGAGATTTCTTTCTGAGTCAAGAACGATATATTGAGCAAGTCGCGAAGTCAACTGGTCTGGCAGaaactaaaccatcaagaataCCTTTGGATCCAGGATACCACAAGCACGAAGCGAGTGAGCGTCTTCCTGATAAAAAGGACTATCAAAAGCTGATGGGTCAATTGCTGTACGTATCCGTGAATACCAGACCAGATATTTCTGCTGCAGTATCCATTTTAAGCAGAAAGACAAGTTGTCCAACGAAAGGTGATTGGGTTGAGCTGAAACGAGTAGCCCGATACCTCATGACGACCAAGGACTTATGCCTGCGACTAAGTAACACGGAAGCGAGCGAAGGACTTCTGGGATTCTGCGATGCTGATTGGGATGAGTGTCGAGATGATAGAAAATCCAACAGCGGATTCCTGATAAAGTACAACGGAGGGACGATTAGCTGGGCATGTCGTAAGCAAACGTGCGTATCGCTGTCAACGGCTGAAGCAGAGTTTGTAGCACTATCTGAATCAGTTCAAGAAATGATGTGGTTGAAGCGATTACTCTGTGATCTTGATGAACAACCCACCGTACCCACCATTTACGAAGATAACCAAAGCGCCCTTAAGATGCTGGACAGTGAGAAATTCAGCAACCGGACTAAACATATTGATACAAGATTTCATTTTGCACGAGATATGAAGACGAAGCGAGAAGTTGATTTTGTCTATTGCTGTTCCGAAGATATGGTCGCAGATTTACTCACGAAGCCTCTAGGAGCAGTTCGTTTGGGAAAACTGAGGACGATGTCTGGAATCGAGATCATgtgttgaggaggagtgttgatgATGAAAGCAACACAGTGATCATAGTAGCCAAGATCCTTATACTGTTAGTTGACGTTGTGAAATTTGttagacaatttttttttctatctttattaacgagatttttagccctaggctagttcatctcgggaccaacggctttacttcccttccgaaggaagtcgtcactacaacttttttgtcagtgactatctcggggatgggattcgatcccaggtcctcggcgtgagaggcgtgtgttctaaccactacaccaggtccgtccccagttAGACAATTAGTTCATTCCCGAAATACACTCTAATCAGTATAGACGTGTTTTACTGCCCTCACTATTCATCAACCAATAGTTGCAAggtaaaaattaataaaactaaTTAATTACAGAAAATTTAATTAGTAATTTATTATAGATTTGTAGCATTACGAAAGTTATTTTTGTTACT
The Aedes aegypti strain LVP_AGWG unplaced genomic scaffold, AaegL5.0 Primary Assembly AGWG_AaegL5_hic_scaff_635_PBJ_arrow, whole genome shotgun sequence genome window above contains:
- the LOC5575285 gene encoding putative aldehyde dehydrogenase family 7 member A1 homolog gives rise to the protein MISTVLRTGTIRGDQIVKGLRLNTLRMASTYLVENSKYSFLKDLGLGKVNSGVFNGEWTGTGEVVKSIDPASGDVIAEVKTGTVAELEKCLEVGTTAYHQWKNLPAPYRGEIVRQIGDELRKYREPLGKLVSLEMGKIMAEGVGEVQEFVDICDYAVGLSRMFAGQILPSERAKHTIIEKWNPLGLIGVISAFNFPCAVFGWNAAIALAVGNSVLWKGAPSTPLVSIATTKIVTDVLKRNNLPPVVTLCQGGTDVGKKMVADERVKLLSFTGSTAVGREVGVEVQRRFGKFLLELGGNNALIINDDAPTDMALDAAFFGCIGTAGQRCTSTRRLIIHEKLYDEFVTKLVKRYNNLLKRVGHPLEESTLYGPLHNQQAVDNYKNTLAEAVKLGGKVECGGKVIDRPGFFVEPTIVTNLAHDSPVVHKETFAPIVYILKAKNLNEAIEWNNEVDHGLSSSLFTSNIGSAFQWIGEGGSDCGIVNINTSPSGAEIGGAFGGEKHTGGGRESGSDAWKQYVRRSTITVNHSPDLPLAQGLVFE